In the genome of Desulfuromonas sp. DDH964, one region contains:
- the thiC gene encoding phosphomethylpyrimidine synthase ThiC → MTTLEAARQGMITDLMRQAATVEGIDAELLRSRIAEGTAIICHNRSRKNGIPLAVGKGLRTKINANIGTSKDDTSIDKELEKARVAVAAGADAIMDLSTGGPIDEIRAAIIGQTEVCIGSVPLYQAAVDTVVRKKKAMVDMTVDEIFAGVKKHLDDGVDFITVHCGVTRATVERMDREGRIMEVVSRGGSFTIEWMTHNDAENPLYEHYDRLLELVKPYDAVLSLGDGFRPGCLADATDRAQIHELIVLGELTQRAWAAGVQVMIEGPGHVPLDQIATNIQLQKRLCHGAPFYVLGPLVTDIAPGYDHITCAIGGTVAAAAGADFLCYVTASEHLRLPTVEDVHEGVMASRIAAHAGDIVKGVKGALEKDIAMARCRKNLDWEGQFALALDPAKARRLRAESGVDEEHGACTMCGEFCAYKVMNERQGKISAAH, encoded by the coding sequence ATGACGACACTCGAAGCGGCCCGTCAGGGCATGATCACCGACCTGATGCGCCAGGCTGCGACCGTTGAAGGGATCGACGCCGAACTGCTGCGCAGCCGCATCGCCGAAGGGACCGCCATTATCTGTCACAACCGGAGCCGCAAGAACGGCATTCCGCTGGCGGTCGGCAAGGGGCTGCGCACCAAGATCAACGCCAACATCGGCACCAGCAAGGACGACACCAGTATCGACAAGGAGCTGGAAAAGGCCCGGGTGGCGGTGGCGGCGGGCGCCGATGCGATCATGGACCTCTCCACCGGCGGCCCCATCGACGAGATCCGTGCGGCGATCATCGGGCAGACCGAGGTCTGCATCGGCAGCGTGCCCCTCTACCAGGCGGCGGTCGATACCGTGGTCCGCAAAAAGAAGGCGATGGTCGACATGACCGTCGACGAGATCTTCGCCGGAGTGAAGAAGCACCTCGACGACGGCGTCGACTTCATCACCGTCCACTGCGGGGTGACCCGCGCCACCGTCGAGCGCATGGATCGCGAGGGACGGATCATGGAGGTGGTCTCCCGCGGCGGCTCCTTCACCATCGAGTGGATGACCCACAACGACGCCGAAAACCCCCTCTATGAGCACTACGACCGCCTGCTGGAGCTGGTCAAGCCCTACGATGCGGTCCTCTCCCTCGGCGACGGGTTCCGCCCGGGGTGCCTGGCCGACGCCACCGACCGCGCCCAGATCCACGAACTGATCGTCCTCGGCGAGCTGACCCAGCGTGCCTGGGCGGCCGGCGTCCAGGTGATGATCGAGGGCCCCGGCCACGTTCCCCTCGACCAGATCGCAACCAACATCCAGTTGCAGAAACGCCTCTGCCACGGCGCCCCCTTCTACGTCCTCGGCCCGCTGGTCACCGATATCGCCCCCGGCTACGACCACATCACCTGCGCTATCGGCGGCACCGTCGCTGCGGCGGCCGGCGCCGATTTCCTCTGCTACGTCACCGCCAGCGAGCACCTGCGCCTGCCGACGGTGGAGGATGTCCACGAGGGGGTGATGGCGAGCCGCATCGCCGCCCATGCCGGCGACATCGTCAAGGGAGTGAAAGGAGCGCTGGAAAAGGACATCGCCATGGCCAGGTGCCGCAAGAACCTCGACTGGGAGGGGCAGTTCGCCCTCGCCCTCGATCCGGCCAAGGCGCGGCGGCTGCGCGCCGAGTCGGGAGTCGACGAGGAGCACGGCGCCTGTACCATGTGCGGCGAATTCTGTGCCTACAAGGTGATGAACGAACGGCAGGGGAAAATTTCCGCGGCCCACTGA
- a CDS encoding glyceraldehyde-3-phosphate dehydrogenase, with protein MTMEAQEAYFHDWKNREEIAESMLPLIGRLYRDHGVVTMVYGRSLVGGSTIDILKAHRFARQILENELSVRETAPILQAMAAMQLAPARVDIGKLTVRYLAQAGGTDLAGFVRQELAPVNTGKGSLLQEPKDVVLYGFGRIGRLLARILIEKAGGGDKLRLRAAVVRKGSPDDLAKRASLLRRDSVHGPYQGTITVDEEHNAIIANGNMIRIIYADAPENVDYGQYGIHDAILIDNTGKWRDREGLGRHLKAKGIAQVVLTAPGKGDVPNIVFGVNNELITPEETIFSAASCTTNAIVPVLKAVNDKFGIENGHVETCHSYTNDQNLIDNYHKKERRGRSAPLNMVITETGAAKAVAKALPELAGKLTGNAIRVPTPNVSLAILNLTLGRETSVAELNAYLRDISLDSPLQNQIDFTNSPEVVSSDFVGSRHAGVVDSVATIVEGNRCVLYVWYDNEFGYSAQVVRMVAKMAGLELPCFPN; from the coding sequence ATGACCATGGAAGCCCAGGAAGCCTATTTCCACGACTGGAAGAACCGCGAGGAGATCGCCGAGTCGATGCTCCCCCTGATTGGCCGCCTCTACCGCGACCACGGCGTGGTAACGATGGTATACGGCCGCTCGCTGGTCGGCGGCTCGACCATCGACATCCTCAAGGCGCATCGCTTCGCCCGCCAGATCCTCGAGAATGAGCTCTCGGTGCGGGAGACCGCCCCGATCCTGCAGGCGATGGCAGCGATGCAGCTGGCGCCGGCCAGGGTCGACATCGGCAAGCTGACGGTGCGCTACCTGGCCCAGGCCGGCGGCACCGACCTGGCGGGTTTTGTCCGCCAGGAGCTGGCGCCCGTCAACACCGGCAAAGGCTCCCTGCTGCAGGAGCCCAAGGATGTCGTCCTGTACGGTTTTGGCCGCATCGGTCGCCTGCTGGCCCGGATCCTTATCGAAAAAGCCGGCGGTGGCGACAAGCTGCGCCTGCGGGCGGCGGTGGTGCGCAAGGGGAGCCCGGACGACCTCGCCAAGCGGGCCAGCCTGCTGCGTCGCGACTCGGTCCACGGCCCCTACCAGGGGACGATCACCGTGGATGAAGAGCATAACGCGATCATCGCCAACGGCAACATGATCCGCATCATCTATGCCGACGCCCCCGAAAACGTCGATTACGGCCAATACGGCATCCACGATGCGATCCTCATCGACAATACCGGCAAGTGGCGCGACCGCGAAGGCCTCGGCCGGCACCTGAAGGCCAAGGGAATCGCCCAGGTGGTGCTGACCGCCCCGGGCAAGGGGGATGTCCCCAACATCGTCTTCGGCGTCAACAACGAGCTGATCACCCCCGAGGAAACGATCTTTTCCGCGGCCAGCTGCACCACCAACGCCATCGTCCCGGTCCTCAAGGCGGTCAACGACAAGTTCGGCATCGAAAATGGCCACGTCGAGACCTGCCACAGCTACACCAACGACCAGAACCTGATCGACAACTACCACAAGAAGGAGCGCCGCGGCCGCAGCGCCCCGCTGAACATGGTCATCACCGAGACCGGCGCCGCCAAGGCGGTCGCCAAGGCGCTGCCGGAACTGGCCGGCAAGCTGACCGGCAACGCCATCCGCGTGCCGACCCCCAACGTCTCCCTGGCGATTCTCAACCTGACCCTCGGCCGGGAGACCAGTGTCGCCGAGCTGAACGCCTACCTGCGTGACATCTCCCTCGATTCGCCGCTGCAGAACCAGATCGACTTCACCAACTCGCCGGAAGTCGTCTCCAGCGATTTCGTCGGCTCGCGCCACGCCGGGGTCGTCGATTCGGTGGCGACCATTGTCGAGGGGAATCGCTGCGTCCTCTATGTCTGGTACGACAACGAATTCGGCTACAGCGCCCAGGTGGTGCGGATGGTGGCGAAGATGGCCGGGCTCGAACTCCCCTGTTTCCCCAACTGA
- a CDS encoding class II fructose-bisphosphate aldolase yields MGDAVHFTELGLVNTREMFRRAVGGGYAIPAYNFNNLEQLQAIITACAETASPVIVQVSKGARDYANQTMLRFMAMGAVQMAREQGSHIPIALHLDHGDTFEVCKSCVDSGFSSVMIDGSHLPFAENVALTRQVVEYAHRFDVTVEGELGVLAGIEDEVSAEHSTYTKPEEVEEFVKQTGVDSLAISIGTSHGAYKFKLKEGEEVPPLRFDILAECEKRLPGFPIVLHGASSVVQEYVELINAFGGRMDGAVGVPEEQLRRAAASAVCKINIDSDGRLAVTARVREYLAKNPGEFDPRKYLGAARKELVKLIKHKNEAVLGSAGKA; encoded by the coding sequence ATGGGCGATGCAGTGCACTTCACCGAGCTCGGGCTGGTCAACACTCGTGAGATGTTCCGCCGGGCCGTGGGCGGCGGTTATGCCATCCCGGCCTACAACTTCAACAACCTCGAACAGCTGCAGGCGATCATCACCGCCTGTGCCGAAACCGCCTCGCCGGTCATCGTTCAGGTCAGCAAGGGCGCCCGCGACTACGCCAATCAGACGATGCTGCGCTTCATGGCAATGGGAGCGGTGCAGATGGCCCGGGAGCAGGGCTCCCATATCCCCATTGCCCTCCATCTCGATCATGGCGATACCTTTGAGGTTTGCAAGTCTTGCGTCGATTCGGGATTCTCCTCGGTGATGATCGACGGTTCCCACCTCCCCTTCGCGGAGAATGTCGCCCTGACCCGCCAGGTCGTCGAGTATGCCCATCGCTTCGATGTCACCGTCGAAGGGGAGCTCGGCGTGCTCGCCGGCATCGAGGATGAGGTCTCCGCCGAGCATTCGACCTATACCAAGCCGGAGGAGGTCGAGGAGTTCGTCAAGCAGACCGGCGTCGACTCCCTCGCCATCTCCATCGGCACCAGCCACGGCGCCTACAAGTTCAAGCTCAAGGAGGGGGAGGAAGTCCCGCCGCTGCGCTTCGATATCCTCGCCGAGTGTGAAAAGCGTCTCCCCGGCTTCCCGATCGTCCTCCATGGCGCCTCCAGCGTGGTCCAGGAGTATGTCGAGCTGATCAACGCCTTTGGCGGCAGGATGGACGGCGCCGTCGGCGTCCCCGAGGAGCAGCTGCGCCGCGCCGCGGCGAGCGCCGTCTGCAAGATCAACATCGATTCCGATGGCCGTCTGGCCGTCACCGCCCGGGTGCGCGAATACCTCGCCAAGAACCCCGGCGAGTTTGACCCCCGCAAGTATCTCGGCGCCGCCCGCAAGGAGCTGGTCAAGTTGATCAAGCACAAGAACGAGGCCGTCCTCGGCAGCGCCGGCAAGGCCTGA
- the speA gene encoding arginine decarboxylase, translating to MERWSVANSAKIYNLPGWGSDLFSINKKGNICVHPTPTSKHSIDLRALVDDLIKRKIKPPILIRFMDILQGRIAAINRAFKNAIAENDYPAGYQTFYPIKVNQQRQVVEAIANFGKKHNIGLEVGSKPELVAAISFAAGEQLPILCNGYKDNEFIEMVLYATRIGFDITIIVEKLFELEKIIALAQKTSITPKLGIRVKLSSKGTGKWATSGGDDAKFGLKISELLAAVEILREQEMLDTVKLLHFHIGSQITKIDKIKNALIEGSRIYAEMVKMGVGLQYMDIGGGLGVDYDGSKSSYFSSVNYTVEEYANDVIYQVKNICDDAGVPCPNIISESGRATVAHYSVLITNILNTNTQNALPDYDAILEGAEKLSPTVKKLVDIYQSLDRHSLREDYHDTIQLIQEAVSLFNLGYLNLHDRALAEWLCSKIFIKINGIVERIKPVPDELQNFQLSLRQTYFANFSLFQSVPDSWAIDQLFPIVPIQRLNQKPDVMASIADITCDSDGEITSFVGEQGRTKFLPIHKIRADEDYYIGFFLIGAYQEILGDMHNLFGDTNAVHVTFNKKTSYKIDTVISGDATWESLKYVQYKGPEILKHVRDTLEKNVASRKVSFEETSHFLELLDKALVSYTYLGE from the coding sequence ATGGAACGATGGAGTGTTGCCAACTCGGCGAAGATCTACAACCTCCCCGGCTGGGGATCCGATCTCTTTTCGATCAACAAAAAGGGGAATATCTGCGTCCACCCGACGCCGACCTCCAAGCACTCCATTGACCTGCGGGCGCTGGTCGACGACCTGATCAAGCGCAAGATCAAGCCGCCGATCCTGATCCGCTTCATGGATATCCTGCAGGGGCGCATCGCCGCCATCAACCGCGCCTTTAAAAATGCCATTGCCGAGAACGACTACCCGGCCGGCTACCAGACCTTCTATCCGATCAAGGTCAACCAGCAGCGCCAGGTGGTCGAGGCGATCGCCAACTTCGGCAAGAAGCACAACATCGGCCTCGAGGTCGGCTCCAAGCCGGAGCTGGTGGCGGCCATCTCCTTCGCCGCCGGCGAGCAGCTGCCGATCCTCTGCAACGGCTACAAGGACAACGAGTTCATCGAGATGGTCCTCTACGCCACCCGCATCGGCTTCGATATCACCATCATCGTCGAGAAGCTCTTCGAGCTGGAGAAGATCATCGCGCTCGCCCAGAAGACCAGCATCACGCCAAAACTCGGCATCCGCGTCAAGCTCTCCTCCAAGGGGACCGGCAAGTGGGCGACCTCCGGTGGCGACGACGCCAAATTCGGCCTGAAAATCTCCGAGCTGCTGGCCGCGGTGGAGATCCTGCGCGAGCAGGAGATGCTCGACACGGTGAAGCTGCTGCACTTCCACATCGGCAGCCAGATCACCAAGATCGACAAGATCAAGAACGCCCTGATCGAAGGGAGCCGCATCTACGCCGAAATGGTCAAGATGGGGGTCGGTCTGCAGTACATGGACATCGGCGGCGGCCTGGGGGTCGACTACGACGGCTCCAAGTCGAGCTACTTCTCGAGCGTCAACTATACGGTCGAAGAATACGCCAACGATGTCATTTACCAGGTGAAAAACATCTGCGACGATGCCGGCGTTCCCTGTCCCAATATCATTTCCGAGTCGGGGCGCGCCACGGTTGCCCACTACTCGGTTTTGATCACCAATATCCTCAACACCAACACCCAGAATGCCCTGCCGGACTACGATGCCATCCTGGAAGGGGCGGAAAAGCTCTCGCCGACGGTGAAGAAGCTAGTCGACATCTACCAGAGCCTCGACCGCCACTCCCTGCGCGAGGACTACCACGACACCATCCAGCTGATCCAGGAGGCGGTCAGCCTCTTCAATCTCGGCTACCTCAATCTCCACGACCGCGCCCTTGCCGAGTGGCTCTGCAGCAAGATCTTCATCAAGATCAACGGCATCGTCGAGCGCATCAAGCCGGTTCCCGACGAACTGCAGAACTTTCAGCTTTCGCTGCGCCAGACCTACTTTGCCAACTTCTCCCTCTTCCAGTCGGTTCCCGACTCCTGGGCCATCGACCAGCTCTTCCCGATCGTGCCGATCCAGCGCCTCAACCAGAAGCCGGACGTGATGGCCAGTATCGCCGACATCACCTGCGACTCGGACGGTGAGATCACCAGCTTTGTCGGCGAGCAGGGGCGCACCAAGTTTTTGCCGATCCACAAGATCCGCGCCGACGAGGATTATTACATCGGCTTTTTCCTCATCGGCGCCTACCAGGAGATCCTCGGTGACATGCACAACCTTTTTGGCGACACCAACGCCGTGCATGTCACCTTCAACAAGAAGACCAGCTACAAGATCGATACCGTGATCAGCGGTGACGCCACCTGGGAGAGTCTCAAGTACGTGCAGTACAAGGGGCCGGAGATTCTCAAGCACGTGCGCGACACCCTGGAGAAGAACGTCGCCTCGCGCAAGGTCTCCTTCGAGGAGACCAGCCACTTCCTCGAACTGCTCGACAAGGCGCTGGTCTCCTACACCTACCTCGGGGAGTAA
- a CDS encoding saccharopine dehydrogenase family protein, producing MSKVLIIGAGGVGQVVAHKCAQRRDIFSDITLASRTKSKCDAIAAQLGGAIKTAQVDADNVPELVALIKQVQPKLVINVALPYQDLHIMDACLATGVDYLDTANYEPVDTARFEYSWQWAYQEKFQQAGLMALLGSGFDPGVTNVYTALAAKKYLDVIEELDIIDANAGSHGQPFATNFNPEINIREVTATCRHWENGQFVESPPLSTRRVFDFPEGIGPMNIYRLYHEEMESIVKHIPTIKKAQFWMTFSDNYLKHLEVLQNVGMTRIDEVEFQGQKIVPIQFLKALLPDPGSLGPLTKGKTCIGVIARGLKDGKRKQVYIYNICDHEACYQEVQSQAISYTTGVPAVVGAIMMLTGKWHAPGVWNMEQFDPELFLAELGPMGLPEVVVEGEWPAL from the coding sequence ATGAGCAAAGTGCTGATCATCGGCGCCGGCGGCGTCGGCCAGGTTGTCGCCCACAAGTGCGCCCAGCGCCGTGACATCTTTTCCGATATCACCCTCGCCTCGCGCACCAAAAGCAAGTGCGACGCCATCGCCGCCCAGCTCGGCGGCGCGATCAAAACTGCGCAGGTCGATGCCGACAACGTTCCGGAACTGGTCGCCCTGATCAAACAGGTGCAGCCGAAGCTGGTGATCAACGTCGCGCTGCCGTATCAGGATCTGCACATCATGGACGCCTGCCTGGCGACCGGGGTCGATTACCTCGACACCGCCAACTACGAGCCGGTCGACACCGCCAGGTTCGAGTACTCCTGGCAGTGGGCCTACCAGGAGAAGTTCCAGCAGGCCGGTCTGATGGCGCTTTTGGGGAGCGGCTTCGACCCCGGCGTGACCAACGTCTACACCGCCCTGGCGGCGAAGAAGTACCTCGATGTGATCGAAGAGCTCGACATCATCGACGCCAACGCCGGCAGCCACGGCCAGCCCTTCGCCACCAACTTCAATCCCGAGATCAACATCCGTGAAGTGACCGCCACCTGCCGTCACTGGGAGAACGGGCAGTTCGTCGAGTCGCCGCCGCTCTCCACCAGGCGGGTCTTCGACTTCCCGGAAGGGATCGGGCCGATGAACATCTACCGCCTCTACCACGAGGAGATGGAGTCGATCGTCAAGCACATCCCGACCATCAAGAAGGCCCAGTTCTGGATGACCTTCTCCGACAACTACCTCAAGCACCTCGAGGTGCTGCAGAACGTCGGCATGACCCGCATCGACGAGGTCGAGTTCCAGGGGCAGAAGATCGTGCCGATCCAGTTTCTGAAGGCGCTGTTGCCCGACCCCGGGTCTTTGGGGCCGCTGACCAAGGGGAAGACCTGCATCGGCGTTATCGCCCGCGGCCTGAAAGACGGCAAGCGCAAGCAGGTCTACATCTACAACATCTGCGACCACGAGGCCTGTTACCAAGAGGTCCAGTCCCAGGCGATCAGCTACACCACCGGTGTGCCGGCGGTGGTCGGCGCGATCATGATGCTGACCGGCAAGTGGCACGCGCCCGGCGTCTGGAACATGGAGCAGTTCGACCCGGAACTCTTCCTGGCAGAGCTGGGGCCCATGGGGCTGCCGGAGGTCGTCGTAGAAGGTGAATGGCCCGCGCTTTAG
- a CDS encoding ChaN family lipoprotein, which yields MRQTLRQLLILSACSLLLGACAPAGPRPLGDPQNPYPLTAPPKVGEFVHLPTGLAVSSEQLLAIAGDARIVYFGETHDNPASHRLETMLLAGLDKRHPGKMALGLEMFSRSQQPVLDRWVAGELSEKEFLKESRWFEEWRFDFSYYRELLNLARERQIPVIALNAEKSLVRAIRGKSLEELTPEERAQLPEFDYGDPYQRAQTLAILGDHSHGKLSADGFVRAQTLWDETMAESVARYLNSPAGENRHMLVCAGGNHIRYGFGIPRRVFRRLPSSYTLIGGREIVIPEEKKDRLMDVELPTFPMVPYDFLAFFAYESLPQQGVRLGVMIEPAPDGKGLLVTLVQPGSNAEKAGIRKDDRLLAIDGEALGDNFDLVYAVQQKQAGERGELQVERGGERLQVEVEFAATPTGHPAR from the coding sequence ATGCGCCAGACTCTTCGCCAACTCCTCATTCTCTCTGCCTGCTCTCTCCTGCTCGGCGCCTGCGCCCCCGCCGGTCCGCGGCCGCTGGGCGACCCGCAGAATCCGTATCCGCTGACCGCCCCTCCCAAGGTCGGGGAGTTCGTCCACCTGCCGACCGGGCTTGCCGTCAGCAGCGAGCAACTGCTCGCCATCGCCGGTGACGCCCGCATCGTCTATTTCGGCGAAACCCATGACAACCCCGCCTCGCACCGCCTCGAAACGATGCTCCTCGCGGGACTGGACAAGCGTCACCCAGGTAAAATGGCTCTTGGCCTGGAGATGTTCAGTCGCAGCCAGCAACCGGTCCTCGACCGCTGGGTCGCCGGTGAGCTGAGCGAGAAGGAGTTCCTGAAAGAGTCACGCTGGTTCGAGGAGTGGCGTTTTGACTTCAGCTACTACCGGGAGCTCCTCAACCTGGCCCGGGAGCGGCAGATTCCCGTGATCGCCCTCAACGCGGAAAAGAGCCTGGTGCGGGCGATCCGCGGCAAGAGCCTGGAAGAGCTCACCCCCGAGGAGCGGGCGCAGCTGCCGGAATTCGACTATGGCGACCCCTACCAGCGCGCCCAGACCCTGGCCATCCTCGGCGATCACAGCCACGGCAAGCTCTCCGCCGACGGCTTCGTCCGCGCCCAGACCCTGTGGGACGAGACGATGGCCGAATCGGTGGCCCGCTACCTGAACAGCCCGGCCGGGGAGAACCGCCATATGCTGGTCTGCGCCGGGGGGAATCACATCCGTTACGGCTTCGGCATCCCGCGCCGGGTCTTCCGCCGACTGCCATCCTCCTATACCCTGATCGGCGGCCGGGAGATCGTGATACCGGAGGAGAAGAAGGATCGCCTGATGGATGTGGAGCTGCCGACCTTTCCGATGGTCCCCTACGATTTTCTCGCCTTTTTCGCCTACGAGAGCCTGCCGCAGCAGGGGGTCCGGCTCGGCGTGATGATCGAACCGGCGCCGGACGGGAAGGGACTGCTGGTGACCCTGGTCCAGCCCGGATCGAACGCGGAGAAGGCCGGCATCCGCAAGGACGACCGGCTCCTGGCCATCGACGGTGAAGCGCTCGGGGATAATTTCGACCTGGTCTACGCGGTCCAGCAGAAGCAGGCCGGAGAGCGGGGAGAGTTGCAGGTTGAACGGGGGGGAGAAAGGCTGCAGGTCGAGGTCGAGTTTGCGGCGACTCCAACCGGTCACCCGGCCAGGTAG
- the rpsU gene encoding 30S ribosomal protein S21 — protein sequence MEIQVVDNNVEKAIRVLKRKLQQEGLFREMKQRKFYEKPSVKRKRKEKEAQRRLRKKMRLMRTD from the coding sequence GTGGAAATCCAGGTCGTGGACAACAACGTCGAAAAGGCGATCCGTGTCCTCAAGCGCAAGCTCCAGCAGGAGGGGCTGTTCCGTGAAATGAAGCAACGGAAATTTTACGAAAAGCCCAGCGTCAAGCGCAAGCGCAAGGAGAAGGAAGCCCAACGCCGTCTCCGCAAGAAGATGCGCTTGATGCGCACCGACTGA
- the nspC gene encoding carboxynorspermidine decarboxylase: MTGIDIEKILQLAPSPAYVVDLGRLRHNLAILDEVQRRSGAKILMALKAFAMWSTFPLIRQTLQGVCASSPWEARLGREEFGGEVHSFAAAFKESDIRALLPISNHLVFNSFAQLERFRPLWEQSGVSIGLRVNPEHSEGAVPIYDPCAPKSRLGIPRAAFEGQSLAGVEGLHFHTLCEQLFEPLQRTALAFEEKFGGFLPQMKWLNLGGGHHITRAGYDIDGLVELVKYFREKYALEVYLEPGEAIAIGTGVLVGEVLDVVHNQLDIAILDVSATCHMPDVLEMPYRPEITGGFEPGERPHTYRLAGPSCLAGDVIGDWSFDRPLKAGDRLAFEDMAHYTMVKTTTFNGIQHPALCTFEPQTGELRVVRRFGYEDFKNRLS, translated from the coding sequence GTGACCGGTATCGACATCGAAAAAATCCTCCAGCTCGCCCCATCGCCGGCCTACGTCGTCGATCTGGGGCGGCTGCGCCATAACCTTGCCATCCTCGACGAGGTGCAGCGGCGCAGCGGCGCGAAGATTCTCATGGCGCTGAAGGCCTTCGCCATGTGGAGCACCTTCCCCCTGATCCGCCAGACCCTGCAGGGGGTCTGCGCCAGCTCCCCCTGGGAGGCGCGCCTCGGCCGGGAAGAGTTCGGTGGCGAGGTCCACTCCTTTGCCGCGGCCTTCAAGGAGAGCGATATCCGGGCCCTGCTGCCGATCTCCAATCACCTCGTCTTCAACTCCTTCGCCCAGCTCGAGCGCTTCCGCCCGCTCTGGGAGCAGAGCGGCGTTTCCATTGGCCTGCGCGTCAACCCCGAGCACTCGGAAGGGGCGGTTCCCATCTACGACCCCTGTGCGCCGAAATCACGCCTCGGCATCCCACGTGCCGCCTTCGAAGGCCAGTCGCTGGCCGGGGTCGAAGGATTGCATTTTCACACCCTCTGCGAGCAGCTCTTCGAACCTTTGCAGCGCACCGCCCTCGCCTTCGAGGAAAAGTTCGGCGGGTTCCTGCCGCAGATGAAATGGCTCAATCTCGGCGGCGGGCACCACATCACCCGCGCCGGGTACGACATCGACGGCCTGGTGGAACTGGTGAAATATTTCCGCGAGAAATACGCGCTGGAGGTCTACCTCGAGCCCGGCGAGGCGATTGCCATCGGCACCGGGGTGCTGGTCGGCGAGGTGCTCGACGTGGTACACAACCAGCTCGATATCGCCATCCTCGACGTCTCCGCCACCTGCCACATGCCCGACGTGCTGGAGATGCCCTACCGCCCGGAGATCACCGGCGGCTTCGAGCCGGGGGAGAGGCCCCATACCTATCGGCTGGCCGGGCCGTCCTGCCTGGCCGGCGACGTCATCGGCGACTGGTCGTTTGACCGCCCCCTGAAGGCCGGCGACCGTCTCGCCTTCGAGGACATGGCCCACTACACCATGGTCAAGACCACCACCTTCAACGGCATCCAGCACCCGGCGCTCTGCACCTTCGAGCCGCAGACCGGCGAGCTGAGGGTGGTGCGCCGTTTTGGCTACGAGGATTTCAAAAACCGGCTGTCGTAA
- a CDS encoding helix-turn-helix domain-containing protein, whose product MKIGERLKRFRMVNALTQEELASRAGLTKGYISQLEKDTTCPSIATLKDIVDVLGISMQEFFAESAPAAEVVFGAAARVKSTDAEGIKVELLVPGAQNRDMDPALLTLQPGAEMELQDYHEGEEFGYLLQGKIQLRLDDQSYKVNKDECFYFASDKKHAVKNIGKTEAKILWVVTPPTFDY is encoded by the coding sequence GTGAAAATCGGTGAACGGCTGAAGCGGTTCAGGATGGTCAACGCTCTCACCCAGGAAGAGCTTGCCAGCCGCGCGGGCCTGACCAAGGGGTACATCTCGCAGCTGGAGAAAGACACGACCTGCCCTTCCATTGCCACCCTCAAGGATATCGTCGATGTCCTTGGCATCTCGATGCAGGAATTCTTCGCCGAATCGGCGCCGGCTGCCGAGGTGGTCTTCGGCGCCGCGGCGCGGGTAAAGTCGACCGACGCCGAGGGTATCAAGGTCGAACTCCTGGTGCCCGGCGCCCAGAACCGCGACATGGATCCGGCGCTGTTGACGCTGCAGCCCGGCGCCGAGATGGAACTGCAGGACTATCACGAGGGGGAGGAGTTCGGCTACCTGCTGCAGGGGAAGATCCAGTTGCGTCTCGACGACCAGAGCTACAAGGTGAACAAGGACGAGTGTTTCTATTTCGCCTCGGACAAGAAGCACGCGGTGAAGAATATCGGCAAGACCGAGGCGAAGATATTGTGGGTCGTCACCCCGCCGACCTTTGATTACTAG